CGACGTTTCCAAACCAGCAAAGCCGCTGGGGGCGTAGATATACTCCATATCTTTTTCCTCGGCCGCGTGGGGCGCATGATCGGTGGCAATGGCATCAATTGTGCCGTCGTTCAGTCCTTGAATCAATGCCTGAACATGATCGGCGGAGCGCAGAGGAGGATTCACTTTAGTAGCCGTATCAAAGCCTATCACCGCTTCATCGGTCAGAGTCAGATGATGGGGTGTGGCTTCCGCCGTGACTTTAACACCGCGTTTTTTGGCCTGCCGGATGAATTCCACCGCATTGGCGGAACTGACATGGGCGATATGGAGACGGGCGCCGGTGTACTCCGCCAGCATGACATCCCGCATCACCGCAATATCCTCGGCTACTGCCGGCCGACTGCGCATTCCCAGCATGGCTGATATGGCTCCTTCGTGCATATGGCCGTCTTCTACCAGACTCTCCTCTTCCGCGTGGGAAATGACCACTTTATCAAACATATTGGCGTATAACAGCCCTGCCTGAAACAACCGGGCACTGCTTACATAATGCCCGTCATCTGAGAGGGCCACAGCTCCGGCAGCAACCATATCGCCAATTTCGGCCAATTCTTTGCCCTCTTGTCCTTTGCTCAGAGCGCCTATCGCCCTGACCCTAACGACCCCTTCGTTTTGAGCCCTCTGGATAATCCCCGATACGGCGATGGAGGAGTCTACCACCGGTTTGGTATTAGGCATGCAGGCGATGGTGGTAAAACCGCCGGCTGCAGCCGCTCGGGTGCCGGAATAAATATCTTCTTTGGCTTCCAAGCCGGGTTCACGCAGGTGGACATGCATATCGACCAGACCGGGCGCCACAATATAGCCCGTAGCATCGAATATCTCCGCCCCGGCCCCGTCAATCTTCTGCCCGATCTCTGCAATGCAACCATCTGTAATCAAGATGTCGCCGGCTATATCCATGTTTAGCGCCGGGTTGATAATGCGGCCGCCTTTAATCAACAGCTTCAATTTTCTTTCCTCCCATCAGTGCCTGAAATAGGATGGACATTCTCACCGCTACTCCGTTGGTAACCTGCTCCTGAATGACAGACTGTTCACTGTAGGCCACATCAAACGCAATCTCAAGGCCCCGGTTCATAGGGCCGGGATGTAAAATCAAAACATCCGGTTTGGCTAATTTCAGGCGGGCGTCATTGACGCCAAAGATCCTGGCATATTCGCGGGCGGAGGGGAACAGTCCCTTCTGCTGGCGTTCTTTTTGGATGCGCAAGACATTCACAACATCCGCCCCCTCCAGTGCCTCTTCCACTCTGGCATGAACCGTCACGCCCAGTTCGCCTATATCTCTGGGCATAAGAGTAGCAGGTCCGCATAGATGTACATCAGCTCCCAGCTTCTTTAAGCCCCAGATATCAGAACGGGCTACCCGGCTGTGGGTAATATCGCCGATGATCACAATCTTTTGACCTGCTATCGTACCTTTTTTTTCTCTTATAGTAAACATATCAAGCAATCCCTGGGTCGGGTGTTCATGGGCCCCGTCGCCGGCGTTGACAATGATCGGCTGCACAGCTTTAGCGGCAAAGTGAGCCGCCCCCTCCGCTGAGTGACGCATGACAATAACATCCACACCCATGGCTTCCACCGTCAACAGGGTATCCCGCAGGCTTTCCCCTTTTACCACGCTGCTGGCGCTGGTAGTGATATTGACCACATCGGCGCCTAAGTACTTGCCGGCCAGCTCAAATGAAGTTCTGGTTCTGGTGCTGGGTTCAAAAAACAGATTAATAATGGATCTGCCCCGCAATGTCGGCAGTTTTTTAATATCCCGTAAAACGATATTCTTCATTTCTTTGGCTGTTGCCAGAATCGATTCCATCGTTTCCACCGGCATGCTGCGCAGTTCTAAGATATCTTGACCGGTACTGTCTTTAGCCATACGCCTATCCTCCTAATAAAAATTGGGACTGGTGCATCAATAATTGAGAGTATAGATTTCGGACACAAGCCTGCTTCGCAGAGCTTTTTCTTTCTAAATAAAAGCCTTTTTGCACCTGCAAGGCACAAAAAGGCATAACACTACGCACAAAACGTATTTACCTTACCAGCCTCGCAGGACTAGTTTAAAGGTCTATTTAGATTTGTATACATTTTAACAGCATCCCTGAAAGATGTCAATTTATATCTTATTTTTTCGCTAAAAGGTCCGCAGCGGCGCTGCTAAGGAAAGCAACCGCTTTAAATAGAGCCTGTTCATTAAAGTCAAATTTAAAATCATGGTGTCCCGCCGTCAATTCAGTTCCCACCATTACATAGGCGGCTTGACCTCCATGCTGCTGCACCCGTTCCATAAAATAGGTGCAGTCTTCACTGCCGCCGATATTACCAGCCGGAACAAATTCATCAAACAGATTGATTCTCTCGGCTACCTGACGGACTCGTTCCACCAAAGCGGCATCATTGCCACAGCCGGCAGCGCCGCCCATTTCAGTGACCGCCACTTTCACATCATACATAGCGGCAGCCGTCTGGATGATCCGCATAGCCTCGGTATAGACATATTCATTGATGACGCTGGTAGTACCGCGAGTCTCCAGTTTCAGCAGTGCGTTTGCAGGCACCACATTGCGTCCGGTACCTGCCTGCATCACTCCCACATTGATCCGCGAAGCGCCGGCGCTGTGCCGGGAAATAGCATGCAGATTGAGAGAAGCGGTTGCTGCCGCCAGCAGGGCATTTTTCCCGTTTTCAGGCGCGGCGCCGGCATGAGCCGGGGCGCCGGTAAACACGGCGTCCAGTTTGGTGGTGGCTAAAAATCCTTCCGTTTGGCAAGCCACCTGCCCCACTCTTTTTAATGTCACGCCAAAGTGCATGCCTAACAGATAATCCACATCATCAACGATCCCTTTTACCATCATGGCCTTAGCGCCACGCACGCCTTCTTCCGCCGGCTGGAAAATCAGCTTAACGGTCCCGGCCAATTGGTCTTTCAGCCCCGCCAGAACTTCCGCTACGGCAAGCCCTACAGCGGTATGCCCGTCATGACCGCAGGCATGCATAGCATCTTTATTAACCGAAGCAAAACCTTCACGGTAAGGACGATGACTGTCTTCCTGAACCTCTA
This genomic stretch from Acetonema longum DSM 6540 harbors:
- a CDS encoding dihydroorotase, which gives rise to MKLLIKGGRIINPALNMDIAGDILITDGCIAEIGQKIDGAGAEIFDATGYIVAPGLVDMHVHLREPGLEAKEDIYSGTRAAAAGGFTTIACMPNTKPVVDSSIAVSGIIQRAQNEGVVRVRAIGALSKGQEGKELAEIGDMVAAGAVALSDDGHYVSSARLFQAGLLYANMFDKVVISHAEEESLVEDGHMHEGAISAMLGMRSRPAVAEDIAVMRDVMLAEYTGARLHIAHVSSANAVEFIRQAKKRGVKVTAEATPHHLTLTDEAVIGFDTATKVNPPLRSADHVQALIQGLNDGTIDAIATDHAPHAAEEKDMEYIYAPSGFAGLETSVGVILTSLYHTGQCTLPQILEKMTIGPARILGGEAGVLQPGAAADITLIDPDREWVVDETTFYTKGKKTPFSGQKLKGKAVAVFVAGELIMKNGEVLK
- a CDS encoding aspartate carbamoyltransferase catalytic subunit — translated: MAKDSTGQDILELRSMPVETMESILATAKEMKNIVLRDIKKLPTLRGRSIINLFFEPSTRTRTSFELAGKYLGADVVNITTSASSVVKGESLRDTLLTVEAMGVDVIVMRHSAEGAAHFAAKAVQPIIVNAGDGAHEHPTQGLLDMFTIREKKGTIAGQKIVIIGDITHSRVARSDIWGLKKLGADVHLCGPATLMPRDIGELGVTVHARVEEALEGADVVNVLRIQKERQQKGLFPSAREYARIFGVNDARLKLAKPDVLILHPGPMNRGLEIAFDVAYSEQSVIQEQVTNGVAVRMSILFQALMGGKKIEAVD
- a CDS encoding amidohydrolase, coding for MLDASVIKLAQAVEKKTVERRRDFHKFAESAWTEFRTASIVADTLSSLEYEVLAGDQAIDAAAMMGVPSLQELKKHAERALAQGANPKWVNIMQGGKTGVVGVMRFAKPGPTVALRFDMDANDAVEVQEDSHRPYREGFASVNKDAMHACGHDGHTAVGLAVAEVLAGLKDQLAGTVKLIFQPAEEGVRGAKAMMVKGIVDDVDYLLGMHFGVTLKRVGQVACQTEGFLATTKLDAVFTGAPAHAGAAPENGKNALLAAATASLNLHAISRHSAGASRINVGVMQAGTGRNVVPANALLKLETRGTTSVINEYVYTEAMRIIQTAAAMYDVKVAVTEMGGAAGCGNDAALVERVRQVAERINLFDEFVPAGNIGGSEDCTYFMERVQQHGGQAAYVMVGTELTAGHHDFKFDFNEQALFKAVAFLSSAAADLLAKK